Proteins from a genomic interval of Pseudomonadota bacterium:
- a CDS encoding response regulator, with amino-acid sequence MSNKPTLKVLIADDDDALLNLIRMALMPDEYDIVLAHDGVEAFELARVERPDLVVLDVEMPRQNGFETCRLLRGDPLTRHAPVIMLTSRSSERDIVQGFEGGAQDYITKPFSLAHLRARVRTWIMRAEPRDESVG; translated from the coding sequence GTGAGCAACAAGCCGACGCTCAAGGTGCTCATCGCAGATGATGATGACGCGCTCCTCAACCTCATTCGAATGGCCCTCATGCCAGACGAATATGACATCGTGCTGGCACACGACGGGGTCGAGGCCTTCGAGCTTGCTCGCGTCGAACGCCCCGACCTGGTGGTTCTCGATGTCGAGATGCCCAGGCAGAACGGCTTCGAGACCTGCCGCTTGTTGCGAGGCGATCCGCTGACCCGTCACGCGCCGGTCATCATGCTCACAAGCCGCAGCAGCGAGCGCGATATCGTTCAAGGCTTCGAGGGAGGCGCGCAGGACTACATCACCAAGCCCTTCAGCCTGGCGCACCTGCGCGCGCGGGTGCGCACCTGGATCATGCGGGCTGAGCCGCGCGACGAATCGGTGGGCTGA
- a CDS encoding MBL fold metallo-hydrolase, whose protein sequence is MKVRFWGTRGSIPTPGVQTLRYGGNTSCVEMRTDRDTLVILDCGTGMRELGGHLLSQGKPIRGHIVLSHTHWDHIQGFPFFGPAFMPDHRFDIYAARQINKKLADVLSGQMEYQYFPVTLDRMESKIRFSELGECEFEIEEVRVRVQYLNHTSLCLGYRFEADGKVLCYCTDIEPNARLFLRHDSRDRAFETNDIEEAFAAIVHDEDRRYARFVEGADLVIHDAMYTEEEYANKIGWGHSSAEFATDLSMIARVRKLALFHHEPIHPDEKIDAMVTDSNARAARRGSSLVVVGAAEGHEITL, encoded by the coding sequence ATGAAGGTGCGCTTCTGGGGAACGCGAGGGTCGATACCGACGCCAGGGGTGCAGACGCTGCGCTATGGCGGGAACACATCGTGCGTCGAGATGCGCACCGATCGAGATACCCTGGTGATTCTCGACTGTGGCACTGGCATGCGCGAACTGGGCGGGCATCTGCTCTCCCAGGGCAAGCCGATTCGGGGTCACATCGTTCTCAGTCATACGCACTGGGATCACATCCAGGGATTTCCCTTCTTCGGACCGGCGTTCATGCCGGACCATCGCTTCGATATCTATGCGGCGCGTCAGATCAACAAGAAGCTTGCAGACGTGCTCTCCGGACAGATGGAGTACCAGTACTTTCCTGTCACGCTCGATCGCATGGAATCGAAGATCCGCTTCAGTGAGCTGGGCGAGTGCGAGTTCGAGATCGAGGAGGTGCGCGTTCGCGTTCAGTATCTCAATCACACGTCGCTCTGCCTGGGGTATCGCTTCGAGGCCGATGGCAAGGTGCTGTGCTACTGCACCGACATCGAGCCCAACGCCCGCCTCTTCCTTCGACACGACTCACGCGACCGTGCGTTTGAGACCAACGACATCGAGGAAGCCTTCGCCGCCATCGTGCACGACGAGGACCGCCGCTATGCCCGGTTCGTCGAGGGGGCCGATCTGGTCATCCACGACGCCATGTACACCGAGGAAGAATACGCCAACAAGATCGGGTGGGGGCACAGCAGCGCCGAGTTCGCCACAGATCTCTCGATGATCGCCCGCGTGCGCAAGCTTGCGCTGTTCCACCACGAGCCGATTCATCCGGATGAGAAGATCGACGCCATGGTGACCGACAGCAACGCACGCGCGGCTCGGAGAGGGTCTTCCCTGGTGGTCGTCGGCGCCGCGGAAGGGCACGAGATCACGCTCTGA